The Saccharopolyspora gregorii genomic interval GTCCAGGCCGCCGAAGCGCTGCTCGGCGAGGGCGACCGCATCGCGCAGCGCCCGCGGGTCCTGCACGTCGGCGGCCACGTCGAGCACGGCGCCCGGGTGCTCGGCGGCGAGCTCGGCCAGCTGCTCGGCGGTGCCCAGCGGGTAGGGCACCCGGGGGTCGTCGGCGCAGCGGTCCACCGCCACCACCCGCCAGCCGTGCCCGGCGAGCCGCCGCACCACCGCCGCCCCGATGCCGCGGGCCGCGCCGGTCACCACCGCCACCCGCTCAGCCATCGAGGTAACCCTCGGCGCGCAGGAAGGCCAGCAGCTCGTCGGCGGCTTCCGCCGGGTCGTCGGTGACCACCACGCGTGGCGGGTCGGACCGCTGCCCGGCGCCGGTGAGCTCCCGCAGCCGCCGCAGCGGATCGGCCCCGGCGGGCGCGGGCAGTTCCTTGGCTCGCGGCCGGTAGCCGTGCGCGGCGGTGAGCGGTGGCGGATCCGGGGCGGCCCGGGCCGCGACGACCGGAACCTCGGCGGAACGCGCCGCCAGCACGGCGGGGAGCGCGGCGGTGCGCGGGCGCACCCCGGCGGCCTCCACCGAGCACACGGCGGGCAGCGGCACCGCCAGCCGCTCCCGGCGCCCCCGGTCCAGCCTGCGCAGCGCCCGCAACCGGCCGTCGGCGGCGGGTTCGGTGTCGAGGGACACCAGGCCGAGCGCCTGCGCGCAGCCGAACTCGGCGGCCAGCAGCGCCGGGGTGGCACCGGTCCCGCGGTCCGGCGAGTGGTCCCCGGTGAGCACCAGGTCGGGCGCGCCGAACCGCTCGCGGACCGCGGCGGCGAGCGCCACCGCCGTGCCCGCGCCGGAATCGGCGGCCCGCGGATCGGGTTCCCCGGCCGGTTCGACCCGCAGCACCTCGTCCGTGCCGGAGGCCAGTGCCCCGCGCAGCAGCTCGTCCGCGCCCGCCGGGGCGAGGCTCACCGCCGCGCACCGGCCGCCGGTGGACCCGGCCAGCCGCAGCCCCAGCTCCAGCGCCGCCGCGTCCGCGGCGGAGGCGCCCGCGGACCGGTCCGACGTCCGCACCCGGCCGGACAGCGGATCCACCTCGGCCCGCTCGTCCACCCAGCGCAGCGCCACCACCACGAACATCCCGCTCACCCCTTCCGGAACACGACGCCGTGCCCGCCCGCCGGGTACTCCCAGGTGATGGCGCCGCTCTCGTCGCACACCTGGTAGCAGGTGCCGCACTCGAAGCACTGCTCGTAGTTGAACAGGATGCCGCCGTCGTCGGTGGGCACGAACAGGTTCGCCGGGCACGCGGTCACGCACGCGCGGGTCGTGCAGGAACGGCACACCTCGGTGTCCACCGCGATGTGCGGTTTCCCGGACACCCGGAAGTCCACGTGGGACATCCGCTCTTCGAAGGAGATGTCGTGGTACGGATCGACCATCGCCGTCCCTTCCTTCCCGTCCGATCAGCCGAAGGTCCGCAAGCCGGTGAGGGCGTCCTTGGCGAGGTCCCGCATCCGCACCCCGTTGCGCTTCGCGGCCCGGCGCAACAACGCGCGGAATCCGGGTTTCGGCCGCGGGTTGTCCACTGCGAACACGGACTCGGCGAAGTCGCACAGCAGGCCGGGATACCGCTGCTGCATCCGCTCGGAGAGCACGAGCCCCGGCGCGTCGCGCAGTCGCTCG includes:
- a CDS encoding ferredoxin family protein, with amino-acid sequence MVDPYHDISFEERMSHVDFRVSGKPHIAVDTEVCRSCTTRACVTACPANLFVPTDDGGILFNYEQCFECGTCYQVCDESGAITWEYPAGGHGVVFRKG
- a CDS encoding mycofactocin-associated electron transfer flavoprotein beta subunit, whose translation is MFVVVALRWVDERAEVDPLSGRVRTSDRSAGASAADAAALELGLRLAGSTGGRCAAVSLAPAGADELLRGALASGTDEVLRVEPAGEPDPRAADSGAGTAVALAAAVRERFGAPDLVLTGDHSPDRGTGATPALLAAEFGCAQALGLVSLDTEPAADGRLRALRRLDRGRRERLAVPLPAVCSVEAAGVRPRTAALPAVLAARSAEVPVVAARAAPDPPPLTAAHGYRPRAKELPAPAGADPLRRLRELTGAGQRSDPPRVVVTDDPAEAADELLAFLRAEGYLDG